One window of Mixophyes fleayi isolate aMixFle1 chromosome 3, aMixFle1.hap1, whole genome shotgun sequence genomic DNA carries:
- the CAD gene encoding multifunctional protein CAD isoform X1 yields MISVSRHRGFTARTVGPPERPAPSLDTAAEEQKDRMMKKPTDADLSSFQDGYTYPPPIPRIMSPQSMSLQSLPHVQTSPLLHPLIGQHIMSVKQFSKDQMSHLFNVAHTLRMLVQKERSLDMLKGKVMASMFFEASTRTSSSFAAAMHRLGGSVISFSETTSSSQKGESLTDSVQTMSCYSDVLVVRHPEPGAVELAAKHCRKPVINAGDGVGEHPTQALLDIFTIREELGTVNGMTITMVGDLKHGRTVHSLACLLTQYRINLRYVTPSSLRMPSKIIHFVASKGIKQEEFESIEEALPDTDVLYMTRIQKERFDSKEEYDRCFGQFILTPHIMTRAKKKMVVMHPMPRVNEISLEVDSDPRAAYFRQAENGMYVRMALLATVLGKY; encoded by the exons ATGATCTCTGTGTCTCGGCATCGAGGATTCACCGCAAGGACTG TCGGCCCCCCAGAACGTCCAGCACCCTCCTTGGACACAG CAGCCGAGGAACAGAAAGATAGAATGATGAAGAAGCCGACAGACGCAG ATCTGTCTTCCTTCCAGGACGGTTATACGTATCCACCTCCAATTCCCCGAATCATGTCCCCCCAGAGCATGTCCCTGCAGAGTCTCCCCCACGTACAGACCTCCCCCCTGCTGCACCCACTGATCGGGCAGCACATTATGTCCGTCAAGCAGTTCAGCAAGGACCAG ATGTCCCATCTGTTCAATGTGGCCCACACTCTGCGAATGttggtgcagaaagagaggagccTGGATATGCTGAAG GGTAAAGTCATGGCGTCTATGTTTTTCGAGGCAAGCACACGGACTAGCAGTTCCTTTGCAGCGGCTATGCATCGCCTTGGGGGGTCCGTGATCAGCTTTTCAGAGACCACCTCCTCCTCTCAGAAGGGAGAATCACTTACGGACTCTGTGCAGACAATGAGCTGTTACTCTGATGTTTTGGTGGTGAGACACCCAGAGCCAGGAGCTGTGGAG CTCGCTGCCAAGCACTGCCGCAAACCTGTGATCAATGCTGGAGACGGGGTGGGAGAGCATCCTACGCAGGCGTTGCTGGATATATTCACTATCCGGGAGGAGCTGGGAACAGTCAATGGCATGACC ATAACGATGGTCGGGGATCTAAAGCACGGTCGTACGGTCCATTCTCTTGCCTGCCTCCTAACCCAGTACCGTATCAACCTGAGATATGTAACACCAAGCAGTCTGCGTATGCCCTCCAAGATCATTCACTTTGTGGCTTCCAAGGGAATAAAGCAG GAGGAATTTGAGAGCATTGAGGAGGCTCTCCCGGACACGGACGTGCTTTATATGACCCGGATACAGAAGGAGAGGTTTGACAGCAAGGAGGAGTACGACAGA TGTTTTGGGCAGTTTATCCTCACCCCCCACATCATGACTCGGGCCAAGAAGAAGATGGTGGTTATGCACCCAATGCCAAGAGTCAATGAGATCAG CCTTGAAGTAGACTCTGACCCCCGAGCAGCTTACTTCCGCCAGGCGGAGAATGGGATGTATGTACGCATGGCTCTGCTGGCCACTGTCCTGGGCAAGTACTGA
- the CAD gene encoding multifunctional protein CAD isoform X2, translating into MISVSRHRGFTARTVGPPERPAPSLDTAEEQKDRMMKKPTDADLSSFQDGYTYPPPIPRIMSPQSMSLQSLPHVQTSPLLHPLIGQHIMSVKQFSKDQMSHLFNVAHTLRMLVQKERSLDMLKGKVMASMFFEASTRTSSSFAAAMHRLGGSVISFSETTSSSQKGESLTDSVQTMSCYSDVLVVRHPEPGAVELAAKHCRKPVINAGDGVGEHPTQALLDIFTIREELGTVNGMTITMVGDLKHGRTVHSLACLLTQYRINLRYVTPSSLRMPSKIIHFVASKGIKQEEFESIEEALPDTDVLYMTRIQKERFDSKEEYDRCFGQFILTPHIMTRAKKKMVVMHPMPRVNEISLEVDSDPRAAYFRQAENGMYVRMALLATVLGKY; encoded by the exons ATGATCTCTGTGTCTCGGCATCGAGGATTCACCGCAAGGACTG TCGGCCCCCCAGAACGTCCAGCACCCTCCTTGGACACAG CCGAGGAACAGAAAGATAGAATGATGAAGAAGCCGACAGACGCAG ATCTGTCTTCCTTCCAGGACGGTTATACGTATCCACCTCCAATTCCCCGAATCATGTCCCCCCAGAGCATGTCCCTGCAGAGTCTCCCCCACGTACAGACCTCCCCCCTGCTGCACCCACTGATCGGGCAGCACATTATGTCCGTCAAGCAGTTCAGCAAGGACCAG ATGTCCCATCTGTTCAATGTGGCCCACACTCTGCGAATGttggtgcagaaagagaggagccTGGATATGCTGAAG GGTAAAGTCATGGCGTCTATGTTTTTCGAGGCAAGCACACGGACTAGCAGTTCCTTTGCAGCGGCTATGCATCGCCTTGGGGGGTCCGTGATCAGCTTTTCAGAGACCACCTCCTCCTCTCAGAAGGGAGAATCACTTACGGACTCTGTGCAGACAATGAGCTGTTACTCTGATGTTTTGGTGGTGAGACACCCAGAGCCAGGAGCTGTGGAG CTCGCTGCCAAGCACTGCCGCAAACCTGTGATCAATGCTGGAGACGGGGTGGGAGAGCATCCTACGCAGGCGTTGCTGGATATATTCACTATCCGGGAGGAGCTGGGAACAGTCAATGGCATGACC ATAACGATGGTCGGGGATCTAAAGCACGGTCGTACGGTCCATTCTCTTGCCTGCCTCCTAACCCAGTACCGTATCAACCTGAGATATGTAACACCAAGCAGTCTGCGTATGCCCTCCAAGATCATTCACTTTGTGGCTTCCAAGGGAATAAAGCAG GAGGAATTTGAGAGCATTGAGGAGGCTCTCCCGGACACGGACGTGCTTTATATGACCCGGATACAGAAGGAGAGGTTTGACAGCAAGGAGGAGTACGACAGA TGTTTTGGGCAGTTTATCCTCACCCCCCACATCATGACTCGGGCCAAGAAGAAGATGGTGGTTATGCACCCAATGCCAAGAGTCAATGAGATCAG CCTTGAAGTAGACTCTGACCCCCGAGCAGCTTACTTCCGCCAGGCGGAGAATGGGATGTATGTACGCATGGCTCTGCTGGCCACTGTCCTGGGCAAGTACTGA
- the CAD gene encoding multifunctional protein CAD isoform X4, whose product MISVSRHRGFTARTAEEQKDRMMKKPTDADLSSFQDGYTYPPPIPRIMSPQSMSLQSLPHVQTSPLLHPLIGQHIMSVKQFSKDQMSHLFNVAHTLRMLVQKERSLDMLKGKVMASMFFEASTRTSSSFAAAMHRLGGSVISFSETTSSSQKGESLTDSVQTMSCYSDVLVVRHPEPGAVELAAKHCRKPVINAGDGVGEHPTQALLDIFTIREELGTVNGMTITMVGDLKHGRTVHSLACLLTQYRINLRYVTPSSLRMPSKIIHFVASKGIKQEEFESIEEALPDTDVLYMTRIQKERFDSKEEYDRCFGQFILTPHIMTRAKKKMVVMHPMPRVNEISLEVDSDPRAAYFRQAENGMYVRMALLATVLGKY is encoded by the exons ATGATCTCTGTGTCTCGGCATCGAGGATTCACCGCAAGGACTG CCGAGGAACAGAAAGATAGAATGATGAAGAAGCCGACAGACGCAG ATCTGTCTTCCTTCCAGGACGGTTATACGTATCCACCTCCAATTCCCCGAATCATGTCCCCCCAGAGCATGTCCCTGCAGAGTCTCCCCCACGTACAGACCTCCCCCCTGCTGCACCCACTGATCGGGCAGCACATTATGTCCGTCAAGCAGTTCAGCAAGGACCAG ATGTCCCATCTGTTCAATGTGGCCCACACTCTGCGAATGttggtgcagaaagagaggagccTGGATATGCTGAAG GGTAAAGTCATGGCGTCTATGTTTTTCGAGGCAAGCACACGGACTAGCAGTTCCTTTGCAGCGGCTATGCATCGCCTTGGGGGGTCCGTGATCAGCTTTTCAGAGACCACCTCCTCCTCTCAGAAGGGAGAATCACTTACGGACTCTGTGCAGACAATGAGCTGTTACTCTGATGTTTTGGTGGTGAGACACCCAGAGCCAGGAGCTGTGGAG CTCGCTGCCAAGCACTGCCGCAAACCTGTGATCAATGCTGGAGACGGGGTGGGAGAGCATCCTACGCAGGCGTTGCTGGATATATTCACTATCCGGGAGGAGCTGGGAACAGTCAATGGCATGACC ATAACGATGGTCGGGGATCTAAAGCACGGTCGTACGGTCCATTCTCTTGCCTGCCTCCTAACCCAGTACCGTATCAACCTGAGATATGTAACACCAAGCAGTCTGCGTATGCCCTCCAAGATCATTCACTTTGTGGCTTCCAAGGGAATAAAGCAG GAGGAATTTGAGAGCATTGAGGAGGCTCTCCCGGACACGGACGTGCTTTATATGACCCGGATACAGAAGGAGAGGTTTGACAGCAAGGAGGAGTACGACAGA TGTTTTGGGCAGTTTATCCTCACCCCCCACATCATGACTCGGGCCAAGAAGAAGATGGTGGTTATGCACCCAATGCCAAGAGTCAATGAGATCAG CCTTGAAGTAGACTCTGACCCCCGAGCAGCTTACTTCCGCCAGGCGGAGAATGGGATGTATGTACGCATGGCTCTGCTGGCCACTGTCCTGGGCAAGTACTGA
- the CAD gene encoding multifunctional protein CAD isoform X3 encodes MISVSRHRGFTARTAAEEQKDRMMKKPTDADLSSFQDGYTYPPPIPRIMSPQSMSLQSLPHVQTSPLLHPLIGQHIMSVKQFSKDQMSHLFNVAHTLRMLVQKERSLDMLKGKVMASMFFEASTRTSSSFAAAMHRLGGSVISFSETTSSSQKGESLTDSVQTMSCYSDVLVVRHPEPGAVELAAKHCRKPVINAGDGVGEHPTQALLDIFTIREELGTVNGMTITMVGDLKHGRTVHSLACLLTQYRINLRYVTPSSLRMPSKIIHFVASKGIKQEEFESIEEALPDTDVLYMTRIQKERFDSKEEYDRCFGQFILTPHIMTRAKKKMVVMHPMPRVNEISLEVDSDPRAAYFRQAENGMYVRMALLATVLGKY; translated from the exons ATGATCTCTGTGTCTCGGCATCGAGGATTCACCGCAAGGACTG CAGCCGAGGAACAGAAAGATAGAATGATGAAGAAGCCGACAGACGCAG ATCTGTCTTCCTTCCAGGACGGTTATACGTATCCACCTCCAATTCCCCGAATCATGTCCCCCCAGAGCATGTCCCTGCAGAGTCTCCCCCACGTACAGACCTCCCCCCTGCTGCACCCACTGATCGGGCAGCACATTATGTCCGTCAAGCAGTTCAGCAAGGACCAG ATGTCCCATCTGTTCAATGTGGCCCACACTCTGCGAATGttggtgcagaaagagaggagccTGGATATGCTGAAG GGTAAAGTCATGGCGTCTATGTTTTTCGAGGCAAGCACACGGACTAGCAGTTCCTTTGCAGCGGCTATGCATCGCCTTGGGGGGTCCGTGATCAGCTTTTCAGAGACCACCTCCTCCTCTCAGAAGGGAGAATCACTTACGGACTCTGTGCAGACAATGAGCTGTTACTCTGATGTTTTGGTGGTGAGACACCCAGAGCCAGGAGCTGTGGAG CTCGCTGCCAAGCACTGCCGCAAACCTGTGATCAATGCTGGAGACGGGGTGGGAGAGCATCCTACGCAGGCGTTGCTGGATATATTCACTATCCGGGAGGAGCTGGGAACAGTCAATGGCATGACC ATAACGATGGTCGGGGATCTAAAGCACGGTCGTACGGTCCATTCTCTTGCCTGCCTCCTAACCCAGTACCGTATCAACCTGAGATATGTAACACCAAGCAGTCTGCGTATGCCCTCCAAGATCATTCACTTTGTGGCTTCCAAGGGAATAAAGCAG GAGGAATTTGAGAGCATTGAGGAGGCTCTCCCGGACACGGACGTGCTTTATATGACCCGGATACAGAAGGAGAGGTTTGACAGCAAGGAGGAGTACGACAGA TGTTTTGGGCAGTTTATCCTCACCCCCCACATCATGACTCGGGCCAAGAAGAAGATGGTGGTTATGCACCCAATGCCAAGAGTCAATGAGATCAG CCTTGAAGTAGACTCTGACCCCCGAGCAGCTTACTTCCGCCAGGCGGAGAATGGGATGTATGTACGCATGGCTCTGCTGGCCACTGTCCTGGGCAAGTACTGA
- the CAD gene encoding multifunctional protein CAD isoform X5 has translation MISVSRHRGFTARTVGPPERPAPSLDTDLSSFQDGYTYPPPIPRIMSPQSMSLQSLPHVQTSPLLHPLIGQHIMSVKQFSKDQMSHLFNVAHTLRMLVQKERSLDMLKGKVMASMFFEASTRTSSSFAAAMHRLGGSVISFSETTSSSQKGESLTDSVQTMSCYSDVLVVRHPEPGAVELAAKHCRKPVINAGDGVGEHPTQALLDIFTIREELGTVNGMTITMVGDLKHGRTVHSLACLLTQYRINLRYVTPSSLRMPSKIIHFVASKGIKQEEFESIEEALPDTDVLYMTRIQKERFDSKEEYDRCFGQFILTPHIMTRAKKKMVVMHPMPRVNEISLEVDSDPRAAYFRQAENGMYVRMALLATVLGKY, from the exons ATGATCTCTGTGTCTCGGCATCGAGGATTCACCGCAAGGACTG TCGGCCCCCCAGAACGTCCAGCACCCTCCTTGGACACAG ATCTGTCTTCCTTCCAGGACGGTTATACGTATCCACCTCCAATTCCCCGAATCATGTCCCCCCAGAGCATGTCCCTGCAGAGTCTCCCCCACGTACAGACCTCCCCCCTGCTGCACCCACTGATCGGGCAGCACATTATGTCCGTCAAGCAGTTCAGCAAGGACCAG ATGTCCCATCTGTTCAATGTGGCCCACACTCTGCGAATGttggtgcagaaagagaggagccTGGATATGCTGAAG GGTAAAGTCATGGCGTCTATGTTTTTCGAGGCAAGCACACGGACTAGCAGTTCCTTTGCAGCGGCTATGCATCGCCTTGGGGGGTCCGTGATCAGCTTTTCAGAGACCACCTCCTCCTCTCAGAAGGGAGAATCACTTACGGACTCTGTGCAGACAATGAGCTGTTACTCTGATGTTTTGGTGGTGAGACACCCAGAGCCAGGAGCTGTGGAG CTCGCTGCCAAGCACTGCCGCAAACCTGTGATCAATGCTGGAGACGGGGTGGGAGAGCATCCTACGCAGGCGTTGCTGGATATATTCACTATCCGGGAGGAGCTGGGAACAGTCAATGGCATGACC ATAACGATGGTCGGGGATCTAAAGCACGGTCGTACGGTCCATTCTCTTGCCTGCCTCCTAACCCAGTACCGTATCAACCTGAGATATGTAACACCAAGCAGTCTGCGTATGCCCTCCAAGATCATTCACTTTGTGGCTTCCAAGGGAATAAAGCAG GAGGAATTTGAGAGCATTGAGGAGGCTCTCCCGGACACGGACGTGCTTTATATGACCCGGATACAGAAGGAGAGGTTTGACAGCAAGGAGGAGTACGACAGA TGTTTTGGGCAGTTTATCCTCACCCCCCACATCATGACTCGGGCCAAGAAGAAGATGGTGGTTATGCACCCAATGCCAAGAGTCAATGAGATCAG CCTTGAAGTAGACTCTGACCCCCGAGCAGCTTACTTCCGCCAGGCGGAGAATGGGATGTATGTACGCATGGCTCTGCTGGCCACTGTCCTGGGCAAGTACTGA